One genomic segment of uncultured Desulfobacter sp. includes these proteins:
- a CDS encoding polyphosphate polymerase domain-containing protein, with the protein MRKSSQQEMPSLLERHELKYLIPFSLVDDISDFLSIYCSKDKYSENSADGLYDVYSLYFDSLDYLFLKKRLEGAENRFNMRIRTYNIDSGMPCFFEIKQKRNRIVRKYRAVVHDPLWPQALETSLHALAGFQSEKDALNADLFIRLLYSYQAAPKVLTHYRRKAFISDVDDYARVTFDINLRCQSEEQFNLIPDEAQIYAYDNETVFDPDCCVILELKCYSSQVPLWMLDLIRYFDLKQGSFSKYAASIHQVFGNFQYDLGDRMPGSISTSVGCLPCFNF; encoded by the coding sequence ATGAGAAAGTCCAGTCAACAGGAAATGCCGTCCCTTCTTGAACGCCATGAATTAAAGTACTTGATTCCTTTTTCCCTGGTGGACGACATCTCTGATTTTCTCTCCATTTACTGTTCAAAGGACAAATATTCCGAAAATTCGGCGGATGGACTCTACGATGTTTACAGTCTTTATTTTGATTCTCTCGACTATCTGTTTCTGAAAAAACGGCTGGAAGGTGCCGAAAATCGTTTCAATATGCGTATTCGGACATATAATATTGATTCCGGAATGCCATGCTTCTTTGAAATTAAACAGAAACGAAACCGCATTGTCCGAAAATACCGGGCAGTGGTTCATGATCCGCTGTGGCCGCAGGCCCTGGAAACTTCACTGCACGCATTGGCGGGGTTTCAGAGTGAAAAAGATGCGTTAAATGCTGATCTTTTTATCCGTCTGCTTTATTCCTATCAGGCAGCGCCAAAGGTGCTGACCCATTATCGGCGAAAAGCGTTTATCTCAGATGTAGATGATTATGCACGGGTAACCTTTGATATAAACTTAAGGTGTCAGTCCGAAGAGCAGTTCAATCTCATCCCGGATGAAGCCCAAATATATGCCTACGATAATGAAACGGTTTTTGATCCTGACTGTTGTGTCATCCTGGAACTAAAGTGCTATTCAAGCCAGGTACCTTTGTGGATGTTGGATCTCATCCGGTATTTTGATCTGAAGCAGGGGAGTTTTTCCAAATATGCCGCAAGCATCCATCAGGTTTTTGGCAACTTTCAGTATGACTTGGGAGACCGAATGCCTGGTTCGATCTCTACAAGTGTGGGATGTCTGCCCTGTTTTAATTTCTGA
- a CDS encoding efflux RND transporter periplasmic adaptor subunit, with protein sequence MGKKLLYLTWILAFLVVFKTSLLIEKEETTEFQGIAETREVIVNSENSVEIRRIHVLPGQEIQKGRVLMELKRPALTMKLNEITHQLKELKSRGTCNRDDIKSQIRQLRADKKVNISELDHKIEQITSRYAFNKEMVSGLKSISNLSSATKSAKKPGAMEIEIENLKQERYLTKKRFQTLIDDLTTKLASTQTPETIHQESLKKELELLEKEKASLQILAPIDGIIGSIHCKAGEKISPFQPILTLHTRAPSYVRGYIHENIYNQASIGDIVQVTAFTDEGKQVKGEIVGVGSRIIEYPLRLKKRPEMQLWGREVEIHLPNANPFLLGEKVMIQTASHGEFGYLVWLKKWFTLESYASESNNSNKQSTAQSYNIW encoded by the coding sequence TTGGGCAAAAAACTACTCTATCTTACATGGATTTTAGCGTTTCTTGTGGTGTTCAAGACGTCACTACTCATCGAAAAAGAAGAAACCACAGAATTTCAAGGCATCGCGGAAACACGAGAAGTGATTGTCAATTCAGAGAATTCCGTTGAAATTCGGAGGATTCATGTCCTGCCCGGTCAGGAGATTCAGAAAGGACGTGTCCTGATGGAACTGAAGCGACCGGCCTTGACAATGAAACTCAATGAAATCACACATCAGCTCAAAGAGTTGAAAAGCCGTGGCACCTGTAACAGGGATGATATCAAATCTCAGATTCGGCAACTCAGGGCGGATAAAAAAGTCAATATCAGTGAACTCGACCATAAAATCGAGCAGATTACTTCCCGGTATGCCTTTAACAAAGAGATGGTGTCCGGCCTGAAGAGTATTTCCAACCTTTCCAGTGCAACGAAAAGCGCTAAAAAACCCGGTGCCATGGAGATTGAAATTGAGAATTTGAAACAGGAACGATACCTGACCAAAAAACGATTTCAAACACTGATTGATGATTTAACGACTAAACTGGCATCCACACAAACCCCGGAAACCATCCACCAGGAAAGCCTGAAAAAGGAATTGGAACTTCTTGAAAAAGAAAAAGCCTCTCTGCAGATCCTTGCCCCCATCGACGGGATTATCGGTTCCATTCACTGCAAGGCAGGGGAAAAGATATCTCCGTTCCAACCGATCCTGACACTGCATACCCGCGCGCCTTCCTATGTTCGGGGGTATATCCATGAAAATATTTATAACCAGGCATCAATCGGAGATATCGTACAAGTGACCGCCTTTACCGATGAAGGAAAACAGGTCAAAGGCGAAATCGTGGGCGTGGGATCCAGAATTATCGAATATCCCTTGAGATTGAAAAAACGGCCTGAAATGCAGTTGTGGGGGCGGGAGGTTGAAATTCATCTTCCGAATGCAAATCCATTTCTTTTGGGAGAAAAAGTGATGATTCAGACGGCAAGTCACGGCGAATTTGGCTATCTGGTCTGGCTTAAAAAGTGGTTTACCCTGGAAAGTTATGCATCAGAATCAAACAACTCTAATAAGCAAAGCACAGCACAGAGCTATAACATTTGGTAA
- a CDS encoding DUF4956 domain-containing protein has product MIDALTLQNSSANTSFITAIYTLLISFLLSTLIALVYEKTFRGLSYSRNFVQALILSAIVAATVMQAIGDSLASGLGMMGALAIIRFRTSFKDPRDIIFMFASLASGIAAGVGGYDIAVVGTVGFCVAAFILYHSPFGQTGYYDGMLRFNMENDPESKEKLNNILQNNCKIFALITLRDIAQGNRLDYAYHIKMKYKKGKEELLEELNGIGHIKGVSLLLQETTVEL; this is encoded by the coding sequence ATGATTGATGCATTAACCCTTCAAAACAGCTCTGCAAATACGTCATTCATCACGGCGATTTATACGCTTCTGATTTCGTTTCTTCTCTCCACCCTCATTGCCCTGGTCTATGAAAAGACTTTTCGGGGTCTTTCCTACTCAAGGAATTTTGTACAGGCTTTGATTCTCAGCGCCATTGTGGCTGCAACGGTGATGCAGGCCATTGGCGACAGCCTTGCAAGCGGTCTTGGTATGATGGGAGCACTGGCCATCATCCGGTTTCGTACCAGTTTCAAAGATCCAAGGGATATCATTTTTATGTTTGCGTCACTGGCTTCCGGCATTGCCGCCGGAGTAGGGGGGTACGATATAGCTGTTGTAGGAACGGTTGGATTTTGCGTGGCCGCCTTTATCCTTTACCACTCTCCTTTTGGGCAGACTGGATACTATGACGGCATGTTGCGATTTAATATGGAAAATGATCCGGAAAGCAAGGAGAAGCTCAATAACATCCTGCAAAACAACTGCAAGATCTTTGCACTGATCACCCTGCGTGATATTGCCCAGGGCAATCGCCTCGACTATGCCTACCACATTAAAATGAAATATAAAAAAGGCAAAGAGGAACTTCTGGAGGAACTCAATGGCATCGGGCACATCAAAGGCGTCAGCCTCCTGCTGCAGGAAACTACGGTGGAATTGTAA
- a CDS encoding ArsC family (seleno)protein — protein MSIADKTDARKEKINSDQAWIILVSARRIHIAKGKKNISFEPTPDNKEEILKAAMGRSGNLRAPTLKIKKDIYIGFNETLYDSI, from the coding sequence ATAAGCATTGCCGATAAAACAGATGCAAGAAAGGAAAAAATAAATTCAGACCAGGCATGGATCATCCTGGTATCTGCCAGGCGGATTCATATTGCTAAAGGTAAAAAAAATATTTCCTTTGAACCGACACCGGATAATAAAGAAGAAATTCTGAAAGCGGCCATGGGAAGAAGCGGGAATTTAAGGGCGCCCACCCTGAAAATAAAAAAAGACATCTACATTGGATTTAACGAGACTCTGTACGATAGCATTTAA
- a CDS encoding EAL domain-containing protein, protein MEKLRQSLRSNVKLMKSEITRYSLFGTLIAFGAVILATAINAYLQSGQITIGTLIKAQQINVTLWFMDAMPFIFAFWGQYTSTIMAYEAGSMVMEQTADLRDLTVELEHKAVHEATHDSLTGLPNRVLLYDRLNHAIQTASRRETGLVMMILDLDEFKQINETLGHYSGDQLLHQVVSRLQVIVRKSDTLARVGGDEFAILLDMNTDKEMVLNIVKKLQKIFIEPFSIEGLDLEVMSSIGIAYFPDHGREADTIMQRANLALVSAKQNTKKFAVYNENMDKGSPRRITMMGELRRAIDTSELVVYYQPKVNLAEARVCSVEALVRWQHPKHGFLSPDEFIPMAERTGLIRPLTIWVLNTALKQGEQWHKKGLKMGVAVNLSPATLLDTELPNVLVGMLSLYEIPARYITFEVTEGSMIKDPDLALQILSRLAEMGIKISIDDFGTGYSSLAYLKKLPAKELKIDKSFVIDMLESESDAVIVKSIIDLGHNLSMKVVAEGVENKEIAVKLKALGCDILQGFYFSKPMDHETLIRWLDKKRKPK, encoded by the coding sequence ATGGAAAAATTACGCCAGTCCCTTCGCTCCAACGTCAAACTTATGAAGTCCGAGATTACCCGCTATTCGTTGTTCGGCACCCTCATAGCCTTTGGCGCTGTTATCCTGGCCACTGCCATCAATGCCTATCTCCAGTCAGGGCAAATTACCATTGGAACTCTGATCAAGGCACAGCAGATCAACGTCACCCTCTGGTTCATGGATGCCATGCCTTTTATATTTGCCTTCTGGGGTCAGTACACCAGCACGATCATGGCCTATGAGGCCGGCTCCATGGTCATGGAACAGACCGCGGACCTGCGGGATCTCACCGTTGAACTTGAACACAAAGCGGTACACGAAGCCACCCACGATTCCCTCACCGGTCTGCCCAACCGGGTGCTGCTTTACGACAGGCTGAACCATGCCATCCAGACGGCATCCAGGCGGGAAACCGGCCTGGTGATGATGATCCTGGATCTTGACGAATTCAAGCAGATTAATGAAACCCTGGGCCATTACAGCGGAGATCAACTCCTACACCAGGTGGTTTCCCGGCTCCAGGTCATCGTAAGAAAATCCGATACCCTTGCCAGGGTTGGTGGTGATGAATTCGCCATTCTTCTGGATATGAACACCGACAAAGAAATGGTGCTCAATATTGTCAAAAAACTGCAGAAAATATTTATAGAACCCTTTTCCATAGAAGGGCTTGACCTGGAGGTAATGTCCAGTATCGGCATCGCATATTTCCCGGATCACGGCAGAGAAGCCGATACCATCATGCAACGGGCAAACCTGGCCTTGGTCAGTGCCAAGCAGAATACCAAAAAATTTGCCGTATACAATGAAAATATGGACAAGGGCAGCCCACGACGCATCACCATGATGGGGGAACTGCGACGCGCCATAGACACCAGTGAGCTGGTGGTCTATTACCAGCCAAAAGTCAATCTGGCCGAGGCCCGGGTCTGCAGCGTAGAAGCCCTGGTCCGCTGGCAGCACCCCAAGCACGGATTCCTGTCACCGGACGAATTCATCCCCATGGCCGAGCGGACTGGGTTGATCCGTCCCTTGACCATCTGGGTATTAAATACGGCCCTTAAACAAGGGGAACAATGGCATAAAAAAGGACTTAAAATGGGTGTAGCCGTCAACTTGAGTCCTGCCACTCTTCTGGATACGGAACTGCCGAATGTTCTAGTAGGTATGCTATCCCTCTATGAAATCCCGGCCAGGTACATTACCTTTGAGGTCACTGAGGGTTCCATGATCAAAGACCCAGACCTGGCCCTGCAGATTCTCAGCCGGCTGGCGGAAATGGGCATCAAGATTTCCATTGACGATTTCGGGACTGGATATTCGTCCCTGGCCTATTTGAAGAAACTGCCGGCAAAGGAATTAAAAATAGATAAATCATTTGTTATCGACATGCTGGAAAGTGAGAGTGATGCCGTTATTGTCAAGTCCATCATTGATCTGGGCCATAACCTGAGCATGAAGGTGGTGGCTGAAGGGGTTGAAAATAAAGAGATCGCCGTGAAACTCAAAGCACTGGGATGCGATATCCTCCAAGGGTTTTACTTTTCCAAACCCATGGACCATGAGACCCTGATCCGATGGCTGGACAAAAAACGGAAGCCCAAATGA
- a CDS encoding transporter: protein MSINIAARDTDCMAAVTVSSQAFVEDRTIKGIKDARIMFDRPGQIERLKNGMAVKRLVPKGRNFFIGPAIQYNYKNMFFNAKVQFDTNVENRPKGKKFWFKFMYAF from the coding sequence ATGTCGATCAATATAGCTGCCCGCGATACTGATTGCATGGCCGCGGTTACGGTATCTTCCCAAGCATTTGTCGAGGATCGTACGATTAAGGGTATTAAAGACGCCCGCATAATGTTTGATCGTCCCGGACAAATAGAGCGATTGAAAAATGGCATGGCGGTAAAGCGTCTTGTGCCTAAGGGCAGGAATTTTTTCATTGGTCCTGCCATCCAGTACAATTACAAAAATATGTTTTTTAACGCAAAGGTACAGTTTGACACCAACGTTGAAAATAGACCTAAAGGCAAAAAATTTTGGTTTAAATTCATGTATGCTTTCTAA
- a CDS encoding IS110 family transposase produces the protein MAKNTGKKSKSGIENLNAIHPNAAGIDIGATEIYIAVPGDRSDDPVKCFDTFTDDLHDAARWLKSCDIDSIAMESTGVYWIPVFQILDAYGFEVILVNARHVKNVPGRKTDVQDCQWLQYLHSVGLLRGSFRPAQDICAVRSLLRHRDNLVKSASSHIQHIQKSLTQMNLQIHNVISDITGVTGMAIIDAILAGERNPKKLAELKDRRIKATKQTIVKSLTGDYRREHLFTLEQTVQSYRNYRQLIMDCDVEIENHLKEFESRIYIDDIKPPPGKKGGRKPKANTPNFDVKTHMHRILGTDLTLIDGISELTAHVVFTEVGPDLSQFKTVGHFCSWLGLCPNNKISGGKVLSSHTRPGSNRLAHALRLSANSLWKSKSYLGDYFRRMRARHGAPKAITSTAHKLARIIYHLIKNKKAFDDSVFSEQEKTHQKRLKKRVINQAKSLGLEIVVA, from the coding sequence ATGGCAAAAAATACCGGGAAAAAGAGCAAAAGTGGAATTGAGAACCTGAATGCAATCCATCCTAACGCTGCTGGCATCGACATTGGTGCTACAGAGATCTACATCGCCGTCCCTGGTGATAGATCAGATGATCCGGTAAAATGTTTTGATACATTTACCGATGATTTGCATGACGCAGCCAGGTGGCTAAAAAGTTGCGATATTGATTCGATTGCCATGGAATCCACAGGCGTATACTGGATACCTGTTTTCCAAATTTTAGATGCATATGGATTTGAGGTTATCCTGGTTAACGCTAGACACGTTAAAAATGTGCCTGGCCGCAAAACTGATGTTCAGGATTGTCAATGGCTCCAATATCTTCATTCTGTCGGTTTGTTGCGAGGTTCATTCCGGCCTGCACAGGATATTTGCGCCGTCCGGTCCTTACTCAGGCACAGAGATAATCTGGTTAAATCCGCTTCTTCCCATATCCAGCATATTCAAAAATCTCTGACCCAGATGAATCTACAGATTCACAACGTCATCAGCGATATTACCGGCGTTACCGGAATGGCAATTATTGATGCAATTCTTGCCGGAGAGCGAAATCCTAAAAAATTAGCTGAATTGAAAGATCGACGGATAAAGGCCACAAAGCAGACAATTGTCAAATCGCTGACGGGAGATTATCGACGGGAGCATCTTTTTACACTTGAGCAGACAGTTCAATCCTATCGTAATTACCGCCAGTTGATCATGGATTGTGATGTTGAAATTGAAAACCATTTGAAAGAATTTGAATCCCGTATTTATATTGATGATATAAAACCGCCGCCTGGCAAAAAGGGCGGACGGAAACCAAAGGCCAATACGCCTAATTTTGATGTCAAAACCCACATGCATCGTATTCTGGGGACGGATTTAACACTGATAGATGGTATCAGCGAATTGACGGCCCACGTCGTATTCACCGAAGTTGGCCCGGATTTATCCCAATTTAAAACTGTCGGCCATTTCTGCTCTTGGCTCGGTTTATGTCCCAACAATAAAATCAGCGGTGGAAAAGTGCTTTCATCACATACCCGTCCCGGGTCCAATCGATTAGCTCACGCGCTTCGGCTTTCTGCTAACTCGCTTTGGAAAAGCAAATCATATCTCGGTGATTATTTCCGTAGAATGCGTGCCCGTCACGGCGCACCAAAAGCGATCACCTCCACCGCCCACAAATTGGCCCGCATCATCTATCACCTCATCAAGAACAAGAAAGCTTTCGATGATTCGGTTTTTTCTGAACAGGAAAAGACACATCAGAAGCGTTTGAAAAAGCGTGTAATAAATCAGGCTAAATCTCTTGGATTAGAGATAGTTGTGGCTTGA
- a CDS encoding YccF domain-containing protein, producing the protein MTFLLNLLWFVLGGGWAAGLLWILTGCILMLTVVGIPFGWAAFRIAGFAAFPYGKTLVDARAVGEEVITGTTLANILWIIFAGIWLAISHISAGIALCLTIIGIPFGFAHFRLAAVCFAPLGTRTVSI; encoded by the coding sequence ATGACTTTTTTATTGAATTTGCTCTGGTTTGTACTTGGCGGGGGATGGGCTGCAGGCCTTTTATGGATACTTACAGGCTGTATTCTGATGCTCACGGTTGTGGGTATTCCCTTTGGCTGGGCTGCGTTTAGAATCGCCGGTTTTGCCGCCTTTCCCTATGGCAAGACACTTGTGGATGCCAGGGCTGTAGGCGAAGAGGTGATAACCGGTACGACCCTGGCGAACATTTTGTGGATCATCTTTGCGGGTATATGGCTGGCCATCTCGCATATCTCAGCCGGGATAGCCCTTTGTCTGACCATTATCGGCATCCCCTTTGGATTCGCCCATTTCCGGCTGGCCGCCGTATGCTTTGCGCCCTTGGGGACACGTACGGTTTCGATTTGA
- the recB gene encoding exodeoxyribonuclease V subunit beta, with amino-acid sequence MNKPASPLPLDPFALDLEKISLIEASAGTGKTYTITTLFVRLVAMGYKVESILVVTFTEAAAAELKLRIRKRLVHCLMVFSGQESDEYAADDLTDFLQKQSDADQIRRLLRLAVTCFDQAAIMTIHSFCFSVLRENAFESNAHFDIELMTDNRSFVDQVVRDFFSGRINHLDPLFLSFLDRNNITPDTFAKGLVQAASRPEIRVVPEPSEFQEIWDDYKETVTSAAEILNRELEAIRSMIQNHAGIDKRSYNKKNLSNWLGACQKKFEKSPDTNLLFDMSEKGDALYKFTRTRLGEKTKAGHTPPTHVFFDLCEHVLDLSRSMAANFIALQYLFLDDYATALATMKQGQGACFFDDLINDLATALDGPGGHALKTAVRKRFHACLIDEFQDTDPGQYKIFSILFTDPGTAFFMIGDPKQAIYGFRGGDIFTYMTASNACDQSFTLTKNYRSAPAMVQAVNTIFSSKENPFGFELIPFLPVGTPETAVDRLVCNGIPVPPATFLVVDTEGVPSNKNGVINKSDAQNIILDILAKDMLSILKNPDVCLLDKDAPGDNDGATPVTPGDMAVLVRTNVQAEAVQKALVKRGIPCFLSKTGSVFDSIQAQELYDILCAVDRPGDMGLIKAALVSSVYQADEAFLRRMNTDDTLAGTWQDRFAGYRRIWEERGFVPMITALLYQEDAQPCPCTHMDERSLTNVFHLKELLAQAAMNLGKETPSKIALLIEWFRKQLFEQTRQATADELRLESDARAVAIVTIHKSKGLEYPIVFLPFLWHARTVKATNAPVLFHDPDDNHALVMDLGSDDRERAIKLNRNEVAAEDMRLLYVALTRASSGVRIYWGDFAGIEGSALGRLLHPGGSGKDQSLFADLERLCTTSDQSIEAIMLQPDTLPDGIFDAQTVQDSDFTPKTMTRKVAPAWRISSYSALAAGQIHDPVQDGQKERQEPNPDIFLTDAAPDMDIVPLSTFPKGPGAGDFFHKVFEEIDFCDPAAIEPSVVSNLDRFGFAMPKAVPDICDAVTGVLSAPLDTGQGRCFSLDQITPAHRLVEMEFNITLDRFNPSALGKLFETVEKDEKIAGYGARISSMQVSGFKGFLKGFIDLVVCHENQWYILDYKSNYLGPCFGDYNPAALTAAMINHDYILQYYLYLAALDRYLKLRLKDYNYADHFGGVFYLFIRGMARDKNTGIYFHRPGNEVIKQLRTILS; translated from the coding sequence ATGAACAAACCAGCCTCACCGTTGCCCCTTGACCCCTTTGCCCTGGATCTTGAAAAAATCAGTTTGATCGAAGCCAGTGCAGGAACCGGAAAAACATATACCATCACCACCCTGTTTGTCCGGCTGGTGGCCATGGGGTATAAGGTTGAATCCATCCTGGTGGTGACATTTACCGAGGCGGCGGCCGCAGAGTTGAAGTTAAGAATCCGCAAACGCCTGGTTCACTGTCTGATGGTTTTTTCCGGTCAGGAAAGTGACGAATACGCAGCGGACGATCTTACCGATTTTCTGCAAAAACAAAGTGATGCGGATCAAATCCGTCGATTGCTTCGTCTTGCGGTGACTTGTTTTGACCAGGCCGCCATTATGACCATTCACTCTTTTTGTTTTTCCGTACTCAGGGAAAATGCCTTTGAAAGTAATGCCCATTTTGACATCGAACTGATGACAGATAACCGGAGCTTTGTTGACCAGGTGGTCCGGGATTTTTTTTCAGGTCGCATCAATCATCTGGATCCATTGTTTTTATCTTTTCTGGACCGGAACAATATTACCCCGGATACCTTTGCCAAAGGCCTTGTCCAGGCCGCGTCCCGGCCGGAAATCAGGGTGGTGCCGGAACCGTCTGAGTTTCAAGAAATTTGGGATGATTACAAAGAGACCGTCACGTCTGCAGCAGAAATTTTGAACCGGGAACTGGAAGCCATCCGAAGCATGATCCAGAACCATGCAGGCATAGATAAACGAAGTTATAATAAAAAAAATCTGTCCAACTGGCTGGGAGCCTGTCAAAAGAAATTTGAAAAAAGCCCCGACACGAATCTGCTGTTTGATATGAGCGAAAAGGGCGATGCCCTGTATAAATTTACCCGGACCCGGCTGGGAGAAAAGACAAAGGCCGGTCATACCCCGCCGACCCATGTTTTTTTTGACCTTTGCGAACACGTGCTTGACCTGTCCCGATCCATGGCGGCAAATTTTATTGCATTACAATATCTGTTTCTTGATGATTATGCCACCGCCCTGGCGACCATGAAGCAGGGGCAGGGCGCCTGTTTTTTTGATGACCTGATCAATGATCTTGCCACCGCTCTGGACGGGCCGGGCGGTCATGCGTTGAAAACGGCTGTGAGAAAAAGGTTCCATGCCTGCCTCATTGATGAGTTCCAGGACACGGACCCGGGCCAGTACAAAATTTTTTCCATCCTGTTCACGGATCCGGGCACGGCTTTTTTCATGATCGGCGATCCCAAGCAGGCCATCTACGGTTTCAGGGGCGGTGATATTTTTACCTATATGACGGCGTCCAATGCCTGTGACCAAAGCTTTACCCTGACAAAAAATTACCGTTCCGCACCGGCCATGGTGCAAGCAGTGAATACCATTTTTTCATCAAAGGAGAATCCTTTCGGATTCGAACTCATCCCTTTTTTGCCCGTGGGAACACCTGAAACAGCGGTTGACCGGCTGGTTTGCAACGGTATCCCTGTCCCGCCGGCAACCTTTCTGGTTGTGGACACAGAAGGGGTGCCCAGTAATAAAAATGGTGTAATCAATAAGTCCGATGCCCAGAATATCATATTAGACATCCTTGCAAAGGATATGCTTTCCATTTTAAAGAATCCCGATGTTTGTCTGCTGGATAAAGACGCTCCGGGCGATAATGATGGGGCAACTCCTGTGACGCCGGGGGATATGGCCGTGCTGGTGCGCACCAATGTACAGGCCGAGGCGGTGCAAAAGGCCCTTGTTAAACGCGGTATCCCCTGCTTTTTATCCAAAACCGGTTCGGTGTTTGATTCCATCCAGGCCCAGGAGCTTTATGACATCCTTTGCGCAGTGGATCGTCCCGGGGATATGGGCCTGATCAAGGCGGCTTTGGTCTCTTCGGTGTACCAGGCCGATGAGGCTTTTTTAAGGCGTATGAATACCGACGACACCCTTGCCGGTACCTGGCAGGACCGGTTTGCAGGCTACAGGCGGATCTGGGAGGAACGAGGCTTTGTTCCCATGATTACAGCCCTTTTATACCAGGAGGATGCCCAGCCTTGCCCTTGTACCCATATGGATGAACGGAGCCTGACCAATGTGTTTCATTTAAAGGAACTTTTGGCCCAGGCCGCCATGAACCTGGGTAAAGAGACGCCGTCTAAGATTGCCCTGTTGATTGAATGGTTTCGAAAACAGCTGTTTGAACAGACCCGGCAGGCAACCGCCGATGAACTGCGCCTGGAAAGTGATGCCCGGGCCGTGGCCATTGTCACCATTCATAAAAGCAAGGGGCTTGAATATCCCATTGTGTTTCTGCCTTTTTTGTGGCACGCCCGCACCGTCAAGGCTACTAATGCCCCTGTTTTATTCCACGACCCGGACGACAATCATGCCCTGGTGATGGATCTGGGCTCGGACGACAGGGAACGGGCCATAAAGCTGAACCGGAACGAAGTAGCTGCTGAAGATATGCGTTTGCTCTACGTGGCCCTGACCCGGGCGTCGTCAGGTGTAAGGATATATTGGGGTGATTTTGCGGGCATTGAAGGCTCGGCGTTGGGACGCCTTTTGCACCCCGGCGGTTCAGGCAAAGACCAATCCTTGTTTGCTGACCTTGAACGATTGTGTACAACGTCGGACCAAAGCATTGAAGCCATTATGCTGCAACCTGATACGTTGCCCGATGGCATCTTTGATGCGCAAACGGTTCAGGATAGTGATTTTACCCCAAAAACCATGACCCGGAAGGTTGCCCCTGCATGGCGGATATCAAGCTATTCCGCCCTTGCTGCAGGGCAAATCCATGATCCCGTGCAGGACGGGCAAAAGGAGAGGCAGGAACCCAATCCCGATATTTTTTTGACGGATGCTGCCCCTGACATGGATATTGTGCCTCTATCCACTTTTCCCAAAGGCCCGGGGGCAGGCGATTTTTTCCACAAAGTGTTTGAAGAAATCGATTTTTGCGATCCTGCCGCCATTGAACCGTCTGTTGTAAGCAACCTTGACCGGTTTGGATTTGCCATGCCAAAGGCTGTTCCGGATATCTGTGATGCTGTCACGGGGGTTTTATCCGCTCCCCTTGATACAGGGCAGGGCCGATGTTTTTCCCTGGATCAGATTACGCCGGCCCACCGGCTGGTGGAGATGGAGTTTAATATTACCCTGGACCGGTTTAACCCGTCAGCCCTTGGCAAGCTGTTTGAAACGGTTGAAAAAGATGAAAAAATTGCCGGTTACGGCGCCAGAATTTCTTCCATGCAGGTGTCGGGGTTTAAAGGGTTTTTAAAAGGATTTATAGATCTTGTGGTCTGCCATGAAAATCAATGGTATATCCTGGATTACAAGTCCAATTATCTGGGGCCTTGTTTCGGTGATTATAATCCTGCAGCGCTGACGGCGGCCATGATAAACCATGATTACATCCTGCAATATTATCTTTACCTTGCGGCCCTGGACAGGTATTTAAAGTTACGTTTGAAAGATTATAATTATGCAGACCATTTTGGTGGCGTCTTTTACCTGTTTATCCGGGGGATGGCCAGGGACAAGAACACCGGGATCTATTTTCACAGGCCCGGCAATGAAGTTATAAAACAATTGAGAACAATTTTATCTTAA